The genomic segment tgagtTAGCGTCCACATTTCACATCCATAACAAAACAGAAGgtgagataacataacataatttaatatCGCATTAGTAACTTATTGCATCTTGTAATAACATGctgtaaaaatactaaaatattgaTGTTGATTCCAGgacacaccacctaattttaatttaagttatacctgtcattttcttatccgccgaaaaggaaagggaaggcttttaattttagaatgaatgagtgaatgaatgaataacccaggcgaatagaATATCTCTATATAATATCTCGCTGATATGTaacccgtttgacatgtgctgtcaacttaattctgtcgcgttattggccaatataacattttgggacttatgggagggttttttaaatttctgcataaaattggcgtgttttccataaatttcggcggataaaaaattaCCCTGCACccttaacaccctgtatacacctgtgcccacaggcgtgatgctatcttGTTGTGCGACAACCTAAATTATGTAGATAATACGTGTATATGGATATTATAATACGTGCATAATGTGTACTTATGTGGAAATATCGCACGCCCATTGTTAACATATCGTGTATAATTGTTAACCTATGAAAATAAACGAcatcggtggtccagtggttgagcgttaggctcacgatccggaggtcccgggctcgattcccggtggagacatatcacaaaaattactttgtggtccctagtttggttaggccattacTGGCTggtcaccagattgtctgaaagtaagatgatccgtgcttcggaaagcacgttaagtcgttggtcccagttactaaggtaaggtaagtaggtagtcgttacatgagccatgtcaggggcttttggcggctctatagtaaccctgacaccagggttgatgaggttggtacaccacctcataactcacacgatagaagaagaagaacctatgaaaaaaaataaacctgtAACGTTTGCGAGGAACAcagatttttaaaaaataattgatactGATAGTCGTTATTCATCTTTCAAGGTGTGAAAGCTCTTCAAACAGAAGAGGGCAACTTCGCGGCCACGCTGTCGGGGTGCGAGTCGGACATGCGCTTCGTGTACTGCGCGGCCTGCATCAGCTACATCCTCGACGACTGGTCCGGTTTCGACGTCACGAAGGCCACCGACTACATCATCAAGTCGATCGtaagttgaaaataaaaataaacatcaaaTCATTATCCAAACTCAccatcatcgtctccctagttatcccgttttcacagggtccgcttacctaacctgaaaatttgacaggtccggattttacagaagcgattgcctgtctgaccttccaatccgcgaatggaaaaccagacCCAATACAGGCGAGGTGACATTtccccgaaacgcatttctcgggtaagtggtttcctcacgatgttttccttcaccgctgagcacatgatgatcatttatgatctaaacatgaatggggaaaaacgatttcgaaaatcatagatatagcccgtgctggattcgaacctgcgaccttacagtgaaagTCAAGCCAAGCGTCACTCTAACTGGGCGGTAGCCGTGGTAACGGCTGGGTatgatacaaaaaaatatattcatcgTAAAATCATGCGATGTCAACCAATTCTAAGCGGTGCCAAGCTGGATTTACATCCCCTCCACTGGCtttcactttagtctaaatgatcATAAGCTGTTAagggagtaagggagcgcgcgagGACtctctgtctcactcgcacttccGGCACACGGCGAGaacgatttttgtatggagtgtttgTATGCTacgaaaaaccttttttttattattactgaatacaacgaaaaattaacaaaacaataaaataacaccgctaaacccctcacgggtttgtcggcgctataatccgcttacaattacttagtgcaataacatataaaaaataaatagaaaaaatattattaaaaacaaaaaagaccgaaacggtataataatatatattaacagCGGAGGCATACACAAACTATAATGTTTCCAAAAACTTTACTTACGTATTGTTTACAACAGCGACCGCACGGCAACCGATCGAAGCAGATAACAAGACCGGTTAGCTAGCCTATTAGAAGTACAGTCATtccgcaaaaaaaaaagaaaaaacgaaaGAAACACTACTATCACCTACATTACTCCTAGTTCAGCAGAGTATAATATTCACGTGGAACCTATTTTGTTACAGGGTTACGACTACGGTATAGCGCAATGTCCAGAACTAGAATCTCATGGTGGAACCACATTCTGCGCCCTCGCCACGCTCGCGCTCACCAACCAATTGGACAAGCTATCTGAAACCCAAGTGGAAGGCCTGAAGCGATGGCTCCTCTTCCGCCAAGTCGACGGCTTCCAAGGCAGACCGAACAAACCAGTCGACACTTGTTACAGCTTCTGGGTAGGCGCATCCCTAAAAATCTTAGACACACTACACATGACCAACTTTGCCAATAACAGAAGGTACGTGTACGAAACGCAGGACGTTGTCGTCGGCGGCTTTTCAAAATGGCCGGATACCTGCACCGATCCCATGCATACGTACCTAGGGTTGGCCGGGTTAAGTCTTGTGGGGGAAAACGGGTTGTTGGAAATTGTGCCAACCCTAAACATAACCAACAGGGCGTTTGAACACCTAAAGTCACTACACGATCAGTGGTCGAAAGAATCGTAGTGCCCACAAGTGTTTTTGTACCaagttttttaaatgaaacggGTTTTGAATATCGATATTGGTCTTTTGATAAATAATCTAGTGAATTGTAAATATGTATTAAAGTTATGAAGTACGGtccacgagtattaatatgtatacactttggtaccatgtcacattaacttttttgacaaattgaactgtaagtctcactaaatgtcaaatatgttagtgcgacagagtcctaaagtgggtacattatattgctcatgactgtatttgTTCAGTTATACTTATGAGATTTACACGGAGTAGCGTTTGGGAGCGCAATTTGGGTACTGTATTTAATTTGTATACTTTATAAAAtccatggtataacaaaaccaggtatgctaaATCCTACTAAAAGCCgtcattgctagccgtttgatgacgtaagtgttaccactatGTTACTATTAAATTGATATCTCAAACATTTCAAGtacgtaaattttattgttgaaaattaagcgaattactgactaatgtatttaattactattacttgtcacatttaCTGAAAGTTAAAAATAGTTGTgggtatttttttacgaaatggcaacgcagaaTGTGATGACgttagctgggctaaccttgaaatgttagctgttacTTTTGACCATACCTgtttttgttataccatgatAAAATCAATGAAATGCCAGTGAAGGTCGCAATAGGGGTGTGACTAATAGTTAAATTAGCTACtttttactgtatttttttttaatgaaatactAACACGCAATTCTTAATAATagcttaaatattttaaaacaatttatctaGTAAATGCCTATGCATTAAGGAAGAGTGAGTAAACAGCTAACTTACGAGTATTTCGTAGTTATTTTTAACTTAAGACATTTTTTAACATAACTGGTGAAGAAGAACAATACACCCATGTATTGTACATACTATAGACctgtgcctaccccttcggcggTACAGGggcgtgatgttatattatatttgatttaGTCTATTACCCCTATTACGCCATATAGCGTTGATAGTCTTATAAAATACTAGGTATGTTCAAAGCAAAGTTGATTTGCTATTCAAGTAGGTATGAAATTAACAAGCCTTCCTTAGCCGTACCCCTCTAGGCACAAGTTGGTATTGTGATTACTGATTAGGgttcgacgatccaacggtgttatgttggaagttgtatatatgcgtcgcggTGTGCAAACATCGcttgcgcgtttcaggactgtaTTCGATACTTTGCGCACCATCTGTTGGTTATGGGCGGAACTAGATGGTCAACTAGTTAGGTTCCGCCACagtcggtaaaaaataaatgataaatagtATAGTTACAGCAGTTGCTACCAATGAACTTATGGTTGTATTcaattatcaattttaaattaatgatctGTCGTTTTGACTTCATTTTCTGTGGAGAATAAGtcaaaatttattttgttaggtaCTGAATATTTCTAATAGAAATACCACTAAAAGTCTAGACAATTGTACTGATTCCAGAAAActcttaaatttatttaagttgactgtcattttcttatccgctgacaaggaaagggacgggtaattgacagccTAAAAAATTTAACTCTTGTCAATTTTGAGCAGAACCTATAAAATCCTTTCAAAATGTTAACGTTGCCgtataagttgacagcacacgtcaaacggattgcataccaacgagatgcatatttgattcgtccgggttattgttTTATTCACTCCTTCATTTTGAAATGAGTAgttgttaattaaaataaataaattatccatCCATTACCTTTTCgtcggaaaagaaaatgacagatataacttaaatcaGGAGGTGCTCTATTGTCTGGATAGTTAGGTCTTTGCGTTGTGATCATCGATCAACAGTACCAACAGTGAGGTAACAGACACACCCTACTGACAAATGAGGTGTTATTTAATTTCTTATACTAACTGTACTTTATCTTTGGTTAATAagattattattaaatcggTTATAGATATTCGTAGATCGTTCTtgcttttaaattttgaatttggaagtaATAAACGGTGCTATATTTTAAACCGAATTCGTAAAAAGGGGTTCTATGTTCCACTGTCCTTGACAATTCTTTTTTGCAGTATTTTAGTTCGATGGTCGCTATTGAATTGGTATTGTTGATCGAAAGTTGTGGTACTTGAAATAAGCTGGGCAATTAATGTAGTACTTAAAGTAGGGTTCGCATATACCTACAGGTGCTAAGAAAAGGTACTCAGTACCGAATTAcgtcaaatattattaaaacaacgATTTTCGAAGAATTACTTAAGTTAAATAGTACAATAGATTTCTCGCGATGTGCCATAAACCTGCGATGGCATTTAGAACATGTAGATAGGCATTTGTGAAAATTTTgcacaaataataatttgggtGTGGATTGTGGACTACGCATGGACATTTCAGTTTGGAACCTCGCTACTGAAGAATGGTATATGTATATgaatgtttgttttatatattcTCGAATCGCGCCTCGCGCCGCAgcttaataaaatatcattcaaaTAAGGGCTTGAAGCCCTTCTTCGTGGTCTTGTGATAGGTTTAGTTTATATTGACTATATAAATTACCAGATAACTCGGTGTCAGCTAGCTTGCTACCATCAGTTATCGAATTATATCAATTGCTCGGTAGTTGACCGCCAGAACTCGGTTTTAGTTTGGGCGTTGTTGGAGGCAGAGTCGTGTAAGTATGGCTTAAGACCTTTAGTCAGTTTAACCGGCTTCaaaaaaaggaggttatcaatttttCCGCTTGTAATGTGGATGTGGCTTTAGCAAGGATGCGCAGTCCACACTCGATATCTATAAACACCATGTAATTTATAAGTGTTTAGTAAAGACATGGTCTAGTCTAAGCGACCAATGTATAAAGTTAATAAATGAgcacaaaatattttcaatttccaCTTTTGTGAATTGTTGTGGTTAAAATGTGATGGACGTTCTGAAGGGGACTTTACCTCAATAACTTTAAGTTGTTTCTACATTGTACCAACTCGCTACTACGTTCTGTTAAGGTTTTaaattgtgtatttttgttGTGGGTGCCTCGATGGTGCTTTATTCCTACTCAATACATTTTGAATGACTTTGTTTGTACTCATTTTGAAGTCTATTTACATCAACCGTTACGGATAGGCATCAGCTTATGAAAAAACCCGTTATAATAGTTTTTGCCCAGACATCATGTTTTTTTTCTGGATTTCAGCCCACCGTGAGCGCATTAGTTTAAATTATTTccttcttaatttaaattattattactcgaATTCCTAAACTCATCTACACAGGATGTTCAATGGACATATCGCtgttttaaataggtaaatgtgaataaaattatcGAATTCTATGATTTTGCCATTTCATAGAATCAtttaaactatttttgtaaattaatttttgTTCTGCATTATTTTTGAGATGTTATGCAGTATTCGATTTGATTTTGGATTTTATGAATTGTTGTCGTAATTTTGAATCGtaagatataagtatatgtaaTTATTGTGTTGCAGAAGCAtttatttcgatttaatttGGTTTTGTATAGACGTTCAGAGTTATAATGAAAGTTTTTAAGCAGATTCGGTTTGTTTCATTTATTAAATACTATACCTGTTTGCAGCTCGGGAGTACGGAAAACGccgtaataggtaggtatttattatgtaatccCATATATCCTGTCAAAGCGTTTTCCATAGGTATTGGACCACAAATTCACAACCAGTCATGTGCTATTCtcggaatgttcccaaagtcgaatgttcccgttgttaaaactctttaatagtgaggatactggtgctaattcctgtaaataccatctaattttattttaagttatatctgtcattttcttatccgccgtaaaggaaagggacgggtaatcgacaagcataaaatttatggaacacacgtcaattttaagcacaaatctaaaccaaccgtctaaaaattttacatcggtcaataacccgacacagttaagtagacagcacgtcaaacgcattgcataccagcgacgtaccttttgattcgcccgggttattcattcatttactcattcttcctaaaattaagagctgtgaatcatccgtccctttccttttcgacggatatgaaaatgacggatataacttaaaataaaattaggcgttgtctgcaggaatcggggccaatgtctgcttttctttttcaaattattctttcaCGTATTCTGgtgttatctgcctaaaggataggtaataaagttttttttacataagttttgcgcctaaCTTATGCCAGCACATTACTGGTTAGAACTCACAATAACGTACTATATATACTGTAGGTATCATCttcaggtcatcatcatcatctctctagcattatcccgttattcacagggtccgcttacctaacctgaagatttgacaggttcggttttttacagaagcgactgcctttctgaccttacaacccgcgaaggaaaaccagcccaatacaggttaggtcacataccttccttgtgcacgtgataatcatttatgatcgaaacgtgaactcgaaaacaaattcgataatcattggtttaggcctgtgctggattcgaacctgcgacctcaaaatgagaagcaagcgttctaccaactgggctaccacggctctccaaGATGATACCTAAATGGAAATAAGATAAGATTCAAGATTCTTCAGGTAAGATTGTTAAAACGTAAACCTGTAAGGTATAGTAAacgtaatttattaaaaaaactttagTAACTTTACCTAATTCATTACACCGTTCGGTAACTtacatttaggtaagtaagtaataaaattacaaaacaagataaaagataacacaatattcataataatacaaaataataatttgatacCTACTTTTTGATTTGCGACAAATTTGTAGTCGCGTGAAAAGTGCGTCCGGCCTTATATTTAGAAACGTTTGCTTTTTAAAAACTCGGCTTATCTGCAGGACCTTTTGCGCCAGAAAGAAAACTAATTCGTTtcataattactttttaataagttACCAGAATTTATTAACTGTTAATGACGTTGTAGCGAGAGCGGCGCACAATTAGCTTGACACGAGGACAATGGGATTTAATGGAAAATGGAAACTTCGCCAACACCGCGAGCCGGGAAGAAAAACGCGAAACTTCCTCTACGACCCTCATAACGACCAACTTCTGACCTTTCTCCGGGTTTTTCTTCTATCCGgacatttttttcttcaatTTTAACTCTGACCTACTTAAATGGGATTTTATACCTCGTGCTTGCGACAACATTGCGATTTCGTTCGTATGGGTAAAaacacagattaggtaatactACTTATGAAAAGATCCGATATAGATCTTTAACAACTACATTATAATTTCGTAGGGCTATTGAAAATGTTTAAGCTGACTGTGTGCCTGAGtggtttgtctatatttttttaatttaatcttAAAGCATGTAGGTAcattaagtaagatgatccgtgcttcataaaccgttggtctcggttactacttactgatgtaagtaagtagtccttacatgagccatgtctggggcctttggcggctcaataataaccttgacaccagggttgatgaggttggtaattcacctcacaacccacacgatagaaaaaggtACCTTATTAGCGTGTCATTGTTTTCTGCAGGCAGTGGATCTATTGTACTTAATTATCAATAGGTACTTAATCTGTTTTTGAAGTCACTTAATATGCAGTAGATTACCTTGGAAAAATCACCACCATCTTGACCGGAATCGCGTCGTAGGTACGTACAATACTTTATACGTACACCACTAAAACAAAAACTAGTCAGGCAAAATCACAGAAAAGATAGATTAAGATTGATTTTTCTTTGATGAGAAAAATTACCTTTCCATCGCACCCAAGTCGAACAGGTTGGCGTAATCAACAATCAGGGTCCGTATCTTCCATAGTATTCCGGTCGAGCGCATATTTTGTCTGTCTCGCGATCCGAAGCCGCAAGTCGACACAAATATCCAATTTACAATTCCGATCCGACAAGTGAGCTCACCTATTCATCATTTAGATTTATCGTTCTTATCTAGCCGATCTGTTTTCTTGTTTAATTAATGGAAGTAAGAAAATTCCCTGGAGGCCCTTGGATTGTATGCGTAATGGAACTAGTTTCGGTTACGATACGATCCCACGAGATTTTGGTGACAGTCCGGCGACCCTCGTTGCTTACGTTTTCAACGGATTTAAGATTTATCgaataatttacataaatacctacctacctatttacaatttatttatttctctcttactttaaataatataagaaGATTGAAGCACGGGTACCGTGTGTATAGAATACGTGACTTTTCGCTAAATGGGAAACTTGGTAAGCTTTCTAATTCTAGGTATCTGTGTACTCGGCGTGTTGGCGTTCCTTGATAGAGCGGTTTAAGCCAGGCACGGCTTGGGTTGCGAGGACTAACCGTGAGCTTGGATCACCAGCACATCGTCAAAATCCTTGTTATATAATGTCGATGGCGATATTATTACTTATGTGCGAAAAACTCAATCACTCACAAGATgtcggcacaccccggacacttcatacaaacaacctcgttttacacagacactacacattgtgattatcgttcacgcgcatctgtgtgtgacgtccgaCGCcgcgccatacgattcaagtctaaactatgttcgaggggagtgGTTTAAACCTATCTCAgacgctggtgaggagcggagagttgccgttctatacctagtatgattccttattctatgacgtcggGAAAGCTATTGGTATCGCAAGTTTGCAGTGGATAAAACATGTTTTAAAAGATTGTAGATTTTTTTCACCATTTAGAAAGTTATACAAGAGAGTTTCACCCTACTGCTAAGGGCAGTCTAACTCTAGGTGGTGGGGTTCCGTTCGTCTCTACTTACCAGTCGTCATCTGAGTAGACCTCACACCTTTGACACTTATTTCCCTGTCCACGCAATCTGCTCGCATATTCTCAGGTCGTCAGGACCCTATTTATGGTAATTACTCCCACTAGTTCTGTTGTACAGTTCTgtttagtacttacctatttaaaattttaattttgtttatggtCCCGAAACGAGGCCTAACTCCGTCCTGGAGCCTAGCCTGGCTTGAATCTTGGATGCACGCTGCGCCGCGGAGATAGTGCAGTTCGCAGTAATACTACGCTTAAGTCGGTTCGTCGAGCTGGCTTAATGTATCTGGAAACCAAGCCGATGTGCTAGCTTGATGGATAAATTGAGCGATGAATGGAAGATCCACGCGGCTTAACGGACGTAAGATGAGCTGGATTAAATCATAAGTTCAAACGTGGTTCAAACAGCGTGTAAGTATACATAACCTATGCGAATTAACAACACGTTGCGTCAAGGGGTTGCTTACGGCGTTGTGTCTacttaattcgcccgggttataacTTAATGTTATTGTAGTTTCGTGTAAATCTGTTTATCAAGTGGTAGACTTGTATAATTATAAAGGCGTGAAAATAGAGTTTAAACAAAATAGAATATCACAATTAGAAGACCGACATCCACGCAGATTTTTATGACACATTAGTATGTCTTATAATATGTCTGTCAGATGAAAACCAAACCTAAATCGCAGATAATAGTAACGTTTCAACTTGAATTGGTTCTGCAAATATCTTGAGATCGTATTAAAGACAGGCTTGGGGACAAAGCGCCAAGCAATTTCACGCCCACTCGCGCGACAGATCGACACACGACGAGCGTATGTCTATAGCATGTTAATTCAAATAAGGGGCTGTACAGCCGGCTGCTTGTCTACCAAAAACTGGCCACAAATCAAACCAAAATCAACCATCTACGTCAGATAAATGGTATTTAGTTTATCGTCGTAGTAAAAGTTATAATCGAACTAATTTCCGGTCACGACTGCGTTTATCGTGGCGATCTACACAAACCCAAGACAACGTGCATAACCTAtatttatgcattttatttATCGTCACTGAACGTAACTTGTCGCATGAGTAATAAAACCACAAACATATTTTTCGCATTGGGGCCTATCTCACTAGAACATGGTGgtgcagaatcagaatcatttattcaacgtaattatcatggataaacttgttgaaggtcaatgtaacatttttgaatttacgtcatttcgcaaggtgttatggctgaggagaagaaatgacaagaaactgcaacagcaacacatcttttaaatcaatgagggtacattacaagttatttaataactagaggaacacattgaataccagacatttttatcatttaggtaatcattaatcttattttttttacataaagcttTTCATTGCTTCTCATAAGCTTCTCATAaggctttttttacataaagtaagcttcacgtgagctttaaatttgttctctgacaaatttaaaatattatctggtattttattgtaaaaacgtatacataaccccaaaaaagatgaatttaatttacttaatctagaattttgaacaacaatattatttttattccttgtattgtaagtatgcctttcacagtttctcgggaggagagatacatttttacgcacatacataatgttttcataaatatattgacatgCAACCACCAACTAATTATACTTAATGCAGTTTTACAAGCGCTACTTCACCAtcaggctctgcacggcaacagTACCGCacgcgacgcgaattatatcgagagtttcaaccaatagacgcagcgaaagacgtagatagacgtcgtacggctattggtcaaagtcATCGATAaaattcgcgccacgcgcggcgcgattGCCGCGAGGGTGTCTTTTTGTtacgcaaccaacaagacaccaagataaattatgaaattctgattactaaataaacacagatctaaaggtgacaaaaaacgttttcgttctcctataacttatttatgaattttaataaagaaaactattataataattgtgatattttgtcacgt from the Pectinophora gossypiella chromosome 11, ilPecGoss1.1, whole genome shotgun sequence genome contains:
- the LOC126370982 gene encoding geranylgeranyl transferase type-1 subunit beta, which translates into the protein MNSKENQELAHRQHVKYFMRFLNVLPSSLSSHDTTRVTIAYFAVSGLDVLGSISSVPLDMRSRIIEWIYRLQVQPNKDTGDMSMCGFQGSSTINIELDDANSHYRCGHLAMTYTGLCILLALGDDLSRLNRRALIEGVKALQTEEGNFAATLSGCESDMRFVYCAACISYILDDWSGFDVTKATDYIIKSIGYDYGIAQCPELESHGGTTFCALATLALTNQLDKLSETQVEGLKRWLLFRQVDGFQGRPNKPVDTCYSFWVGASLKILDTLHMTNFANNRRYVYETQDVVVGGFSKWPDTCTDPMHTYLGLAGLSLVGENGLLEIVPTLNITNRAFEHLKSLHDQWSKES